The Erythrolamprus reginae isolate rEryReg1 chromosome 3, rEryReg1.hap1, whole genome shotgun sequence genome contains a region encoding:
- the LOC139164157 gene encoding calreticulin-like isoform X2, with translation MNLIFLGSFLIGLAWGNLDDNDDSTSAVAEKVEPVITKEYFREEFDDEDEWEERWVLSKHRVDYGKFRIGSGKFYGDREKDKGLQTTDDIRYYAVSARFRPFNNENQTLVVQYTVKYDQQVDCGGAYIKLYSVDVNQETLNEETPYYIMFGPDICGKYKKIVQVIFNYKDDYFLTKKNITCETDDFTHLYTLILRPDLTYEVKVDNYVVEAGHLEDDWDFLPPKRIIDIDLQKPDYWDERETIPDPTHKKPEDWDQPQRIPDPSVIKPDDWDEEMDGAWEPPLVPNPEYKGIWKPRIIKNPNYNGIWVQPEVDNPEYKPDPNIYKYYNISVIGLEILQGKSGTIFDNFLITNDEQYAEDAGNEMWGATFEREWMRREGQDAAFKNINEMESKGKETKKEKKKKKSIKVKDEL, from the exons ATGAACCTGATTTTCCTAGGTTCCTTTCTGATAGGTCTGGCTTGGGGAAATCTAGATGATAACGATGATAGCACTTCTGCTGTAGCAGAAAAAGTGGAACCTGTTATAACAAAAGAATATTTTAGGGAAGAGTTTGATGATGAGG ATGAATGGGAAGAACGATGGGTTCTATCTAAACATAGGGTTGATTATGGTAAATTTCGGATAGGATCAGGAAAATTTTATGGTGACAGAGAAAAAGATAAAG GTCTGCAGACAACTGATGACATTAGGTACTATGCGGTATCAGCAAGGTTTCGGCCTTTCAACAATGAAAATCAGACCTTAGTGGTTCAATATACAGTAAAATATGACCAACAGGTTGATTGTGGTGGGGCCTATATCAAACTTTATTCTGTTGATGTGAATCAAGAGACCCTGAATGAAGAAACACCTTATTatattatgtttg GACCCGATATATGTGGAAAATATAAAAAGATAGTGCAAGTTATTTTCAACTATAAAGATGACTACTTTCTTACTAAAAAGAACATTACATGTGAG acGGATGACTTTACCCACCTCTACACTCTAATTCTCCGCCCTGATTTAACTTATGAAGTGAAGGTAGATAATTATGTAGTTGAAGCTGGCCATCTAGAAGATGATTGGGACTTCCTGCCTCCAAAAAGGATAATAGATATTGATCTGCAAAAACCTGATTATTGGGATGAAAGGGAAACTATTCCAGATCCCACGCATAAAAAACCAGAG GACTGGGACCAACCACAAAGAATTCCTGATCCTTCTGTGATAAAGCCAGATGACTGGGATGAAGAAATGGATGGGGCATGGGAACCACCATTGGTTCCAAATCCTGAATATAAA gGCATTTGGAAACCTCGTataattaaaaaccccaattataatGGCATTTGGGTCCAGCCAGAAGTTGACAACCCTGAATACAAACCAGATCCTAATATttacaaatattataatattagtGTCATTGGCTTAGAAATTTTACAG GGAAAATCTGGTACAATATTTGATAATTTTCTTATTACAAATGATGAACAATATGCTGAAGATGCTGGGAATGAAATGTGGGGTGCCACTTTC GAGAGGGAATGGATGAGACGGGAAGGACAAGATGcagcatttaaaaatattaatgaaatggAGTCAAAGGGAAAAgagaccaagaaagaaaaaaagaagaaaaaatctatCAAAGTCAAAGATGAACTCTGA
- the LOC139164157 gene encoding calreticulin-like isoform X3: MEKIYLLTNEWEERWVLSKHRVDYGKFRIGSGKFYGDREKDKGLQTTDDIRYYAVSARFRPFNNENQTLVVQYTVKYDQQVDCGGAYIKLYSVDVNQETLNEETPYYIMFGPDICGKYKKIVQVIFNYKDDYFLTKKNITCETDDFTHLYTLILRPDLTYEVKVDNYVVEAGHLEDDWDFLPPKRIIDIDLQKPDYWDERETIPDPTHKKPEDWDQPQRIPDPSVIKPDDWDEEMDGAWEPPLVPNPEYKGIWKPRIIKNPNYNGIWVQPEVDNPEYKPDPNIYKYYNISVIGLEILQGKSGTIFDNFLITNDEQYAEDAGNEMWGATFEREWMRREGQDAAFKNINEMESKGKETKKEKKKKKSIKVKDEL; the protein is encoded by the exons ATGGAAAAGATCTATCTCCTCACCA ATGAATGGGAAGAACGATGGGTTCTATCTAAACATAGGGTTGATTATGGTAAATTTCGGATAGGATCAGGAAAATTTTATGGTGACAGAGAAAAAGATAAAG GTCTGCAGACAACTGATGACATTAGGTACTATGCGGTATCAGCAAGGTTTCGGCCTTTCAACAATGAAAATCAGACCTTAGTGGTTCAATATACAGTAAAATATGACCAACAGGTTGATTGTGGTGGGGCCTATATCAAACTTTATTCTGTTGATGTGAATCAAGAGACCCTGAATGAAGAAACACCTTATTatattatgtttg GACCCGATATATGTGGAAAATATAAAAAGATAGTGCAAGTTATTTTCAACTATAAAGATGACTACTTTCTTACTAAAAAGAACATTACATGTGAG acGGATGACTTTACCCACCTCTACACTCTAATTCTCCGCCCTGATTTAACTTATGAAGTGAAGGTAGATAATTATGTAGTTGAAGCTGGCCATCTAGAAGATGATTGGGACTTCCTGCCTCCAAAAAGGATAATAGATATTGATCTGCAAAAACCTGATTATTGGGATGAAAGGGAAACTATTCCAGATCCCACGCATAAAAAACCAGAG GACTGGGACCAACCACAAAGAATTCCTGATCCTTCTGTGATAAAGCCAGATGACTGGGATGAAGAAATGGATGGGGCATGGGAACCACCATTGGTTCCAAATCCTGAATATAAA gGCATTTGGAAACCTCGTataattaaaaaccccaattataatGGCATTTGGGTCCAGCCAGAAGTTGACAACCCTGAATACAAACCAGATCCTAATATttacaaatattataatattagtGTCATTGGCTTAGAAATTTTACAG GGAAAATCTGGTACAATATTTGATAATTTTCTTATTACAAATGATGAACAATATGCTGAAGATGCTGGGAATGAAATGTGGGGTGCCACTTTC GAGAGGGAATGGATGAGACGGGAAGGACAAGATGcagcatttaaaaatattaatgaaatggAGTCAAAGGGAAAAgagaccaagaaagaaaaaaagaagaaaaaatctatCAAAGTCAAAGATGAACTCTGA
- the LOC139164157 gene encoding calreticulin-like isoform X1, whose amino-acid sequence MISGMNLIFLGSFLIGLAWGNLDDNDDSTSAVAEKVEPVITKEYFREEFDDEDEWEERWVLSKHRVDYGKFRIGSGKFYGDREKDKGLQTTDDIRYYAVSARFRPFNNENQTLVVQYTVKYDQQVDCGGAYIKLYSVDVNQETLNEETPYYIMFGPDICGKYKKIVQVIFNYKDDYFLTKKNITCETDDFTHLYTLILRPDLTYEVKVDNYVVEAGHLEDDWDFLPPKRIIDIDLQKPDYWDERETIPDPTHKKPEDWDQPQRIPDPSVIKPDDWDEEMDGAWEPPLVPNPEYKGIWKPRIIKNPNYNGIWVQPEVDNPEYKPDPNIYKYYNISVIGLEILQGKSGTIFDNFLITNDEQYAEDAGNEMWGATFEREWMRREGQDAAFKNINEMESKGKETKKEKKKKKSIKVKDEL is encoded by the exons aTGATATCAGGGATGAACCTGATTTTCCTAGGTTCCTTTCTGATAGGTCTGGCTTGGGGAAATCTAGATGATAACGATGATAGCACTTCTGCTGTAGCAGAAAAAGTGGAACCTGTTATAACAAAAGAATATTTTAGGGAAGAGTTTGATGATGAGG ATGAATGGGAAGAACGATGGGTTCTATCTAAACATAGGGTTGATTATGGTAAATTTCGGATAGGATCAGGAAAATTTTATGGTGACAGAGAAAAAGATAAAG GTCTGCAGACAACTGATGACATTAGGTACTATGCGGTATCAGCAAGGTTTCGGCCTTTCAACAATGAAAATCAGACCTTAGTGGTTCAATATACAGTAAAATATGACCAACAGGTTGATTGTGGTGGGGCCTATATCAAACTTTATTCTGTTGATGTGAATCAAGAGACCCTGAATGAAGAAACACCTTATTatattatgtttg GACCCGATATATGTGGAAAATATAAAAAGATAGTGCAAGTTATTTTCAACTATAAAGATGACTACTTTCTTACTAAAAAGAACATTACATGTGAG acGGATGACTTTACCCACCTCTACACTCTAATTCTCCGCCCTGATTTAACTTATGAAGTGAAGGTAGATAATTATGTAGTTGAAGCTGGCCATCTAGAAGATGATTGGGACTTCCTGCCTCCAAAAAGGATAATAGATATTGATCTGCAAAAACCTGATTATTGGGATGAAAGGGAAACTATTCCAGATCCCACGCATAAAAAACCAGAG GACTGGGACCAACCACAAAGAATTCCTGATCCTTCTGTGATAAAGCCAGATGACTGGGATGAAGAAATGGATGGGGCATGGGAACCACCATTGGTTCCAAATCCTGAATATAAA gGCATTTGGAAACCTCGTataattaaaaaccccaattataatGGCATTTGGGTCCAGCCAGAAGTTGACAACCCTGAATACAAACCAGATCCTAATATttacaaatattataatattagtGTCATTGGCTTAGAAATTTTACAG GGAAAATCTGGTACAATATTTGATAATTTTCTTATTACAAATGATGAACAATATGCTGAAGATGCTGGGAATGAAATGTGGGGTGCCACTTTC GAGAGGGAATGGATGAGACGGGAAGGACAAGATGcagcatttaaaaatattaatgaaatggAGTCAAAGGGAAAAgagaccaagaaagaaaaaaagaagaaaaaatctatCAAAGTCAAAGATGAACTCTGA